A genomic stretch from uncultured Cohaesibacter sp. includes:
- a CDS encoding ABC transporter permease translates to MKLFLRRYVGAFASIFSSWSAFSTMVLATFLYAALYPQPYLGEVVRKAPIVAVDQDGSTSSRALLRRIANTDGVRIAATVHDMHAAKDLFYKREAYGIVIIPPQFEQTLLDGHPSPIAAYGDASYFIIYSAIVSAVRDAVSTMGTEVQFARLTAAGTDATSATSLISPINITSVTLFNPEGGYNSYVVPAAFVLILQQTLLMGIGILQSGRRNRRGAEMLAEPVAYITLYLVLIFFSQEMLPRLYHIPKIGETHTLFLVALPFLTATCALGYVITRLIPWREGILFFLVVLGMPLFFLSGVSWPFEEIPPVIHALSLLFPSTTAITAIVQVNQMGADYQDVLPTVYTLLGLTVFYSLLSVGIGALKRRQ, encoded by the coding sequence ATGAAGCTCTTTCTTCGTCGATATGTGGGCGCGTTTGCCTCCATTTTTTCAAGCTGGAGCGCTTTTTCGACCATGGTGCTGGCAACATTCCTCTACGCCGCACTCTATCCTCAGCCCTATTTGGGAGAGGTTGTCAGAAAAGCTCCCATCGTGGCAGTTGATCAGGACGGGTCAACTTCCAGCCGCGCCCTGTTGCGCCGTATTGCCAATACCGATGGTGTGCGCATTGCTGCCACCGTACACGATATGCACGCCGCAAAAGATCTGTTCTACAAACGCGAGGCCTATGGAATCGTGATCATTCCGCCCCAGTTCGAGCAGACTTTGCTAGACGGTCATCCCTCGCCGATTGCGGCCTATGGAGATGCCAGTTATTTCATCATTTACAGCGCAATCGTCAGCGCGGTAAGGGATGCTGTATCCACTATGGGCACCGAGGTTCAATTTGCGCGATTGACGGCGGCAGGAACTGACGCCACCAGCGCTACCTCCCTGATTTCGCCAATCAACATTACATCCGTCACTCTGTTCAACCCCGAAGGGGGCTATAATAGCTATGTGGTTCCGGCGGCCTTTGTGCTGATATTGCAGCAAACGCTGCTGATGGGTATCGGGATTTTGCAGTCAGGGCGGAGAAACCGCCGTGGAGCGGAAATGCTGGCCGAACCGGTGGCCTATATCACACTCTATCTGGTGCTGATCTTCTTTTCGCAAGAGATGTTGCCGAGGCTCTATCATATTCCGAAAATAGGAGAGACGCACACTCTGTTTCTCGTGGCGCTTCCTTTCCTTACGGCCACATGCGCGCTGGGTTATGTTATCACGCGTCTCATTCCATGGCGGGAAGGCATTCTTTTCTTTTTGGTCGTTCTGGGGATGCCGTTATTCTTCTTGTCTGGCGTGTCGTGGCCGTTTGAAGAGATCCCGCCGGTCATTCATGCCCTGTCTCTTCTTTTCCCTTCCACAACCGCGATCACGGCAATTGTGCAGGTCAACCAGATGGGGGCTGATTATCAGGATGTGTTGCCCACGGTTTATACCCTACTTGGTTTAACCGTGTTCTATTCTCTACTTTCCGTCGGCATTGGGGCTCTCAAGCGGCGCCAGTAA
- a CDS encoding HAD family hydrolase yields MAELGISDKVDVVVSEFEIPKGKQHPLPYLMTVRALGLEPHNACAFEVSLPGARSAHAADLTVFAIGERCSQAEFNFCAATAETYKTLLAPLESPNADGK; encoded by the coding sequence ATGGCGGAACTCGGAATTTCCGACAAGGTCGATGTCGTTGTTTCAGAGTTCGAGATTCCCAAAGGGAAGCAACACCCTCTTCCCTACCTGATGACAGTGCGCGCGCTTGGGCTTGAACCGCATAATGCTTGTGCCTTCGAAGTTTCCTTGCCCGGAGCAAGGTCAGCCCATGCAGCAGACCTTACCGTTTTTGCCATAGGAGAAAGATGCTCACAAGCAGAGTTTAACTTCTGCGCGGCAACAGCCGAAACTTATAAAACATTACTGGCGCCGCTTGAGAGCCCCAATGCCGACGGAAAGTAG
- a CDS encoding tyrosine-type recombinase/integrase: MAGMNRVKNLHIITSKGKRYYYHRKTRARISAEPGTAAFYHQIALEDAKLKKNKPIKGTVGGLIEAYRQSPDFRGLAPRTRKDYEKVMLWMLDGKKKDTPLTSFKPSTIAKIRDLAFEKHKRTFANYVVTLFSILFNWGMQYDFVEINPAAKVKKIRRSSREGTANRPWTAAERLAAFEAAPPQLILPMALALYAGLREGDVVRLSWAAYDGRSINFTQGKTGDMVWIPTGPVLKAIIDSTERKGTIMCLTTRGTSWTESGLRASFFKHIRALKEQEKVQSGLTFHGLRTTLATDIAEAGGSEKEMMAVLGHRTEAMASHYSRQANRKKLAESAIHKTHNNNRHQN, from the coding sequence ATGGCTGGGATGAATAGGGTCAAGAACCTTCACATCATCACCTCAAAGGGAAAGCGGTACTATTATCACCGCAAGACCCGGGCGCGGATTTCAGCCGAACCGGGAACAGCCGCGTTTTATCACCAAATTGCGCTTGAAGACGCCAAACTCAAAAAGAACAAGCCAATCAAAGGAACGGTAGGCGGTTTGATAGAAGCCTATCGCCAAAGCCCGGATTTTAGAGGCCTCGCCCCGCGCACCCGCAAAGACTATGAGAAAGTCATGCTCTGGATGCTGGATGGTAAAAAAAAAGACACGCCTCTTACCAGCTTCAAGCCTTCCACCATTGCCAAGATCCGCGATCTGGCTTTTGAAAAGCACAAGCGCACTTTCGCCAACTATGTTGTGACGCTTTTCTCGATCCTTTTCAATTGGGGCATGCAATATGATTTTGTCGAAATCAACCCCGCTGCCAAGGTCAAAAAGATCAGAAGGTCGAGCAGAGAAGGCACGGCGAACAGGCCATGGACAGCCGCAGAACGGCTCGCCGCATTCGAAGCAGCGCCACCCCAGCTCATTCTTCCTATGGCTCTGGCCCTCTATGCTGGGCTTCGTGAGGGCGATGTTGTGCGCCTCTCCTGGGCTGCCTATGACGGACGCTCGATCAATTTCACCCAAGGCAAAACCGGCGACATGGTTTGGATCCCGACAGGTCCCGTGCTCAAGGCGATCATCGACAGCACAGAACGCAAAGGCACTATCATGTGCCTGACGACGCGCGGCACCTCATGGACAGAAAGTGGCTTGCGCGCTTCTTTCTTCAAACACATCCGCGCCCTCAAAGAACAAGAGAAGGTGCAAAGCGGCCTCACCTTCCACGGCCTACGCACCACTCTGGCGACAGATATCGCCGAGGCAGGCGGCAGCGAAAAAGAAATGATGGCAGTCCTAGGCCACAGAACCGAAGCCATGGCCAGCCACTATTCCCGCCAAGCAAACAGGAAGAAATTGGCTGAAAGCGCGATTCACAAGACACACAACAACAATAGACATCAAAATTGA
- the ssb gene encoding single-stranded DNA-binding protein: MAGSVNKVILVGNLGQDPEIRRTQDGRPVCTLSLATGESWKDRTTGERKEKTEWHRVVIFTEGLCKIAEQYLKKGSKVYLEGKLMTRKWQDQNGQDRYTTEVVLQGYNAALTMLEKAGAGGPPPADPGSYGDQPPGPDSNTRHDLDDDIPF, translated from the coding sequence ATGGCTGGATCAGTCAATAAAGTCATCCTTGTGGGCAATCTGGGGCAAGACCCTGAGATTCGCCGCACCCAAGACGGTCGCCCCGTCTGCACCCTGTCCCTTGCCACAGGCGAAAGCTGGAAGGACAGAACCACCGGCGAGCGGAAAGAGAAAACCGAATGGCACCGGGTTGTCATCTTCACCGAAGGCCTTTGCAAGATCGCCGAGCAATATCTCAAGAAAGGCTCGAAGGTTTATCTTGAGGGCAAACTCATGACCCGCAAGTGGCAGGACCAGAACGGTCAGGACCGCTACACCACCGAGGTGGTGCTGCAGGGCTACAACGCCGCTCTGACCATGCTGGAAAAGGCAGGAGCAGGCGGACCACCGCCAGCCGACCCCGGCAGCTATGGCGACCAACCACCCGGTCCAGACAGCAATACGCGCCACGATCTGGACGACGATATCCCGTTTTAG
- a CDS encoding helix-turn-helix transcriptional regulator — translation MKTPDEASMEKVAERVKWLRDHLNLKQKDFASSIDILPTQLNNWEKGNQRLSLQGALKISKVYGVSLDFLFLGRADTLPQQMRIAWASRPRVSNSNASSENPDT, via the coding sequence ATGAAAACACCAGACGAAGCATCCATGGAAAAAGTCGCAGAGCGAGTCAAATGGCTGAGAGACCATTTGAACCTGAAGCAGAAGGATTTTGCCTCGAGCATCGACATTCTGCCTACGCAGCTAAATAACTGGGAAAAAGGCAACCAACGCTTATCGCTTCAAGGTGCCCTGAAAATTAGCAAGGTTTATGGGGTGTCACTCGACTTTTTGTTTTTGGGGAGAGCCGATACATTACCGCAACAAATGCGCATAGCTTGGGCATCCAGACCTCGCGTGAGCAACTCTAACGCATCAAGCGAAAACCCCGACACATAA
- a CDS encoding phage regulatory CII family protein, whose protein sequence is MTYALSNKKISALLAASRLDLDAAGGAEAVSEITGYRAQSLDRMARPKEPDDPSRQQSMSLLVLAEIILFSEGRSNNGVKRLADLAGMVAIPKPDSCQVGRGHAAFCAVTEEFAGLVKALSEALADDGEVSAQEIVDQDLCGKLQALARVCMTLEARYTARVEEGG, encoded by the coding sequence ATGACTTATGCGCTTTCCAACAAGAAAATCAGTGCTCTTTTGGCTGCCAGTCGCCTCGATCTCGATGCGGCGGGCGGTGCCGAGGCTGTCTCGGAAATTACCGGCTATCGCGCCCAATCCCTCGATAGGATGGCCCGACCAAAAGAGCCGGATGATCCCAGCCGTCAACAAAGCATGTCTTTGCTCGTCTTGGCTGAGATCATCCTTTTCAGTGAGGGGCGATCCAATAACGGGGTCAAGCGTCTTGCTGATCTTGCCGGGATGGTCGCCATTCCCAAGCCTGACAGCTGTCAGGTGGGGCGCGGCCATGCTGCATTCTGTGCTGTCACTGAGGAATTTGCCGGTCTGGTTAAGGCCCTGTCTGAGGCGCTGGCAGATGATGGCGAGGTCAGTGCTCAGGAAATTGTTGATCAGGATCTGTGCGGCAAACTGCAGGCCTTGGCGCGCGTTTGCATGACCCTTGAGGCGCGTTACACGGCGCGCGTTGAGGAGGGCGGGTGA
- a CDS encoding pentapeptide repeat-containing protein, which yields MIDLSKASLFMAQLQGARLQGAQLQGARLQQAYLQGANLQGANLQGAILQEADLHGAWLFKAQLQGISSILAQLQGANLSMAQLQDAELAMTKLQRADLHGAQLQRANLHGAQLKRANLREADLQDADLTRAQLQRSDLQGAQLQGAQLQGAQLQGAQLQRTDLQGAQLQGAKLMGADFNLAELKKAKFSLPIWEESQWPEGWAPSEVKEGKSARGQRFEYFTFLPADEKDET from the coding sequence GTGATCGATTTGTCCAAGGCAAGCCTCTTCATGGCGCAGCTCCAAGGGGCGCGGCTCCAAGGGGCACAGCTCCAAGGGGCGCGGCTCCAACAGGCATACCTCCAAGGTGCGAATCTCCAAGGTGCAAACCTCCAAGGGGCAATTCTCCAAGAGGCGGATCTCCACGGGGCATGGCTCTTCAAGGCGCAACTCCAAGGGATTAGCTCCATATTGGCGCAACTCCAGGGCGCAAACCTCTCTATGGCGCAGCTCCAAGACGCCGAACTCGCTATGACGAAGCTCCAACGGGCGGATCTCCACGGGGCGCAGCTCCAACGGGCGAATCTCCACGGGGCGCAGCTCAAACGGGCGAACCTCCGTGAGGCGGATCTCCAAGACGCGGATCTCACTCGGGCGCAGCTCCAGCGGTCGGACCTCCAAGGGGCGCAGCTCCAAGGGGCGCAGCTCCAAGGGGCGCAGCTCCAAGGGGCGCAGCTCCAACGGACGGACCTCCAAGGGGCGCAGCTCCAAGGGGCAAAGCTCATGGGGGCAGATTTCAATTTGGCGGAACTCAAAAAGGCTAAATTTTCGCTGCCCATCTGGGAAGAAAGCCAATGGCCAGAAGGCTGGGCACCCTCTGAAGTAAAAGAAGGAAAGTCGGCAAGGGGACAGCGGTTTGAGTATTTCACCTTTCTCCCTGCAGACGAGAAGGACGAAACTTGA
- a CDS encoding phage/plasmid primase, P4 family: MTDNCDANGESKATMLDHALALAGQGFAVFPANPSNKKSLIKAWQENATKDPDQIRQWWTRWPRALIGAPTGWGCDLWVLDLDAKVDEATGEVIEVADLIAIVEAAIGEPLPQTLATATPRGGRHFFYRMPSDGREVRNRNPLMENIDVRGEGGYVILPPSERADGAVYRWAVDVDPVEAPESLLDLVIKPVEREGPEGGAAPAVMGDFQSTLAKEDEAVRKYALSALDAECQAVRMCRKGGRNDQLNNSALSLGGFVGAGVLARAMVFSMLQDAAHANGMVKDDGIKAAQATINSGLNDGATKYPRDLSEIRAKAARRASRSGSYPPAPSPDDYGGFAEDDGGAKGEEIQPDKPDQTAETSQEDAGANKAKKKRKKKSSFAAPPKRSDGSALYSALDRELAELERNDLGNGERLQARFGQDLLYVRDIGWHHWCGSHWTEDGALEHVHKRAHETARAMQDEATALRFEPPDWLQDEEEIAEFANSHFGFAISCGNAGRIANMIATAQNYMTVEPSEMDADLMVINLENGTMRLEGACEILKPHKREDRLAKVMPVRYDPEARCEVFQRFMDTAIPCKKKQAFLQVWAGLCLTGLTREQKFVFNFGEGGNGKSVFMDLLAKMMGPYAATINFSTLLKDDRKRGSEATPDLARLPGKRLVKASEPERGSVLAEAVIKEITGGEPLQVRKLREDFFEFFPQFKLMVSGNHRPSIRSADRGIWRRVVLFHWDQNIPEDQQDKGLPDKLWQERSGILNWLLDGVRRYLEDGLQVPDVITKETQNYKEDSDPLGRFIADCIERAEGEEVNATTLYEAYCSWARLNEAPIYKATGFGRAMVERGLEKRKKRTVSYLNIRLDYVMPDAGGVHDGPPVPPVPQSVEDYNG; encoded by the coding sequence ATGACAGACAATTGCGACGCAAATGGCGAGAGCAAAGCGACAATGCTGGATCACGCCTTGGCACTGGCGGGACAGGGCTTTGCTGTCTTTCCAGCCAATCCAAGCAACAAGAAATCACTCATCAAGGCTTGGCAGGAAAATGCGACCAAGGATCCCGATCAGATCCGCCAATGGTGGACGCGGTGGCCGCGTGCGCTGATCGGTGCTCCGACCGGTTGGGGCTGTGATTTGTGGGTCTTGGACCTTGATGCAAAGGTCGATGAGGCGACCGGTGAAGTGATCGAGGTCGCGGATCTGATCGCCATTGTCGAGGCGGCTATCGGTGAGCCTTTGCCTCAGACACTCGCAACCGCAACCCCAAGGGGTGGGCGGCACTTCTTTTACCGCATGCCAAGTGATGGCCGAGAGGTGCGCAACCGCAACCCGCTGATGGAAAATATTGATGTCAGGGGTGAGGGTGGCTATGTCATCTTGCCACCTTCTGAGCGGGCTGACGGTGCGGTCTATCGTTGGGCCGTTGATGTCGATCCTGTTGAGGCTCCTGAGAGCCTGCTGGATCTGGTGATCAAGCCAGTCGAGCGGGAAGGGCCTGAGGGCGGTGCCGCTCCGGCGGTGATGGGTGACTTTCAATCGACCTTGGCCAAGGAGGATGAGGCCGTCCGCAAATATGCGCTTTCTGCCTTGGACGCAGAATGTCAAGCGGTTCGAATGTGCCGCAAGGGTGGCCGCAACGATCAGCTTAACAATTCAGCTCTTTCCCTTGGTGGCTTCGTGGGTGCTGGTGTTCTCGCCAGAGCTATGGTTTTCAGCATGCTGCAAGACGCGGCTCATGCTAACGGCATGGTCAAGGACGATGGCATCAAAGCGGCGCAAGCGACGATAAACTCAGGCCTGAATGATGGCGCGACAAAATACCCGCGAGATCTGTCTGAGATCCGCGCCAAGGCCGCGCGGCGGGCCTCTCGCTCCGGCTCTTATCCTCCAGCGCCAAGCCCTGATGATTATGGCGGATTTGCCGAGGATGACGGCGGCGCTAAGGGTGAGGAAATTCAGCCTGATAAGCCGGACCAAACGGCGGAAACTAGTCAAGAAGACGCGGGCGCGAATAAGGCCAAAAAGAAGCGGAAAAAGAAATCATCCTTTGCCGCTCCACCAAAACGCTCTGATGGATCGGCGCTCTATTCGGCCTTGGATCGGGAGCTGGCCGAACTGGAGCGCAATGATCTGGGCAATGGCGAGCGGCTGCAGGCGCGGTTCGGGCAGGATTTGCTCTATGTGCGCGATATTGGTTGGCACCATTGGTGCGGCTCGCACTGGACCGAGGATGGTGCGCTTGAGCATGTTCACAAGCGCGCGCATGAGACCGCAAGGGCAATGCAGGATGAGGCAACCGCCTTGCGTTTTGAGCCTCCTGATTGGCTGCAGGATGAGGAGGAGATCGCCGAATTTGCCAATAGTCATTTTGGTTTTGCAATCTCCTGCGGCAATGCCGGGCGGATCGCCAACATGATCGCCACTGCTCAGAATTACATGACGGTTGAGCCCTCTGAGATGGATGCTGACCTTATGGTCATCAATCTGGAAAATGGCACGATGCGGCTTGAGGGTGCGTGCGAGATCTTGAAACCGCATAAGCGCGAGGATCGATTGGCTAAGGTGATGCCGGTTAGGTATGACCCTGAGGCGCGGTGTGAGGTGTTTCAGCGGTTCATGGATACGGCGATCCCATGCAAGAAAAAGCAGGCCTTCCTGCAGGTCTGGGCGGGCCTCTGTCTGACCGGCCTGACGCGTGAGCAGAAATTCGTTTTCAACTTCGGGGAGGGCGGCAACGGCAAATCGGTGTTTATGGATTTGCTGGCCAAGATGATGGGACCCTATGCGGCGACAATCAACTTTTCGACCCTTTTGAAGGATGACCGCAAGCGAGGCTCCGAGGCGACCCCTGATCTTGCCCGCTTGCCCGGTAAGCGATTGGTCAAGGCCTCTGAGCCTGAGCGTGGATCGGTCTTGGCCGAGGCGGTGATCAAGGAAATCACTGGTGGAGAGCCTTTGCAGGTGCGCAAGTTGCGTGAGGATTTTTTTGAATTTTTCCCGCAATTCAAGCTCATGGTTTCGGGCAATCATCGGCCCTCAATCCGCTCGGCTGACCGAGGCATCTGGCGGCGCGTGGTGTTGTTCCATTGGGATCAGAATATCCCTGAGGATCAACAGGACAAGGGCTTGCCCGACAAGCTTTGGCAAGAGAGGAGCGGGATCCTCAACTGGCTGCTGGATGGCGTCAGGCGCTATCTGGAGGATGGTCTGCAGGTGCCTGATGTGATCACCAAAGAAACCCAAAACTATAAGGAGGATAGTGACCCGCTTGGGCGCTTCATTGCCGACTGTATCGAGCGGGCTGAGGGCGAGGAGGTCAATGCCACCACCCTCTATGAGGCCTATTGCTCATGGGCGCGGTTGAATGAAGCTCCGATCTATAAGGCGACCGGCTTTGGCCGCGCCATGGTGGAGCGTGGTCTGGAGAAGCGCAAAAAGCGCACGGTGAGCTATCTCAATATTCGGCTGGATTATGTCATGCCCGATGCTGGCGGCGTGCATGACGGGCCTCCTGTGCCGCCTGTTCCCCAAAGTGTGGAGGATTACAACGGCTAA
- a CDS encoding GPW/gp25 family protein, producing the protein MPGIDRNTGKMASEWDHTVQSIRDYILPTPFGVRVMREDFGSFIPLMLLRENLDNENALLMFWAIALAIDLWEPRFDVKRVKPAETVTARRKGRLPVAVVGDFMPRGHLGDFTVEKHNVSVFLA; encoded by the coding sequence ATGCCGGGGATTGATCGCAATACTGGCAAGATGGCGAGCGAGTGGGATCATACGGTCCAGAGCATTCGGGATTACATCTTGCCAACGCCTTTTGGTGTGCGCGTGATGCGCGAGGATTTTGGTTCGTTCATTCCCCTGATGTTGCTTCGCGAAAATCTCGACAATGAAAATGCGCTCTTGATGTTCTGGGCGATTGCTCTGGCAATTGACCTTTGGGAGCCGCGTTTTGATGTTAAGCGGGTCAAGCCAGCCGAGACGGTGACCGCCCGGCGCAAAGGCCGGTTGCCGGTCGCGGTCGTTGGCGATTTCATGCCGCGCGGTCATTTGGGTGATTTCACGGTCGAAAAACATAATGTCTCTGTGTTCTTGGCATAG
- a CDS encoding baseplate J/gp47 family protein: MKNRFLAPDLSALPAPHVIEDLDYETLVGERVDELSTRFPAWDAGSLETDPLKVNQEVEAYFELMTRGRVNDASKAVLITHAVGSDLDAIGARFATSRLTDEPDADYRERILLALEAFASAGPAGAYRYHAKASHPQVKDVGLSVPRPGAVLVAVLSREGDGTPSAEVVSAVRSRLNDDAIRPLTVAITVKPAIVTPYRVKVLLHIPAGPDPQELVSAARANLEVITSSRHSVGAPVNLSALIAAAHVSNVQSVVVAEPTRDLVPNADQVFWCEGFDISYEVLA, translated from the coding sequence ATGAAAAATCGCTTTCTCGCACCGGATTTGAGTGCATTGCCAGCGCCTCATGTGATCGAGGATCTAGATTATGAAACGCTTGTCGGTGAGCGTGTTGATGAATTGTCCACTCGCTTCCCCGCGTGGGATGCTGGATCTTTGGAAACCGATCCTCTCAAAGTCAATCAGGAGGTTGAGGCCTATTTTGAGCTGATGACGCGCGGGCGGGTGAATGATGCTTCAAAGGCTGTCTTGATCACCCATGCGGTTGGCTCGGACCTTGATGCAATTGGCGCGCGCTTTGCGACTTCGCGCCTGACTGATGAGCCTGATGCTGACTATCGTGAGCGCATTCTCTTGGCGCTTGAGGCCTTCGCCTCTGCTGGGCCAGCCGGTGCCTATCGCTATCATGCAAAAGCGTCTCATCCTCAGGTCAAGGATGTTGGCCTCTCTGTGCCGCGTCCGGGGGCGGTTCTGGTTGCGGTCCTGTCCCGTGAGGGGGATGGCACGCCATCTGCTGAGGTTGTTTCTGCGGTGCGGTCACGGCTCAACGATGATGCAATCCGGCCTCTGACCGTAGCAATCACGGTCAAACCGGCCATTGTGACGCCATACCGGGTCAAAGTCTTATTGCACATTCCTGCCGGGCCAGATCCTCAAGAGCTTGTTTCGGCAGCAAGGGCCAATCTGGAGGTGATCACAAGCAGCCGACACTCGGTCGGCGCGCCGGTCAATCTATCGGCTTTGATTGCAGCAGCTCACGTATCCAACGTGCAAAGCGTTGTTGTCGCTGAGCCAACTCGTGATTTGGTTCCGAATGCGGATCAAGTCTTCTGGTGTGAGGGCTTTGATATTTCCTATGAGGTGTTGGCATGA
- a CDS encoding phage tail protein I → MTFNGASVLPNNATPLEKSMALVAERLLRIEVPIRELWDPDKCPVPMLPYLAAAFSVDFWRADWDESKKRSVIRMAVRHHQMKGTLAGISAYAVLAGSEVLSVRRAPLKFFAGASDTLEQRLAWLEGLPKVKIFRNVQPQNKRSRIYAGGAIKPFFLARRVAMPSTATVRSRQRAVLIEDGISQEIGVGFDADGYQTVHLRRSVGKRAFAGRFVGQVPVCSTASKQVARIAADKMAEHPKLARPLRPAGSGNGLLPTYGSEPKKIGRAFFAGTRLFRRFAAFPTGHYRYFMQIALAGDLAPPEPRNSTAYASFTPLEMPAHTAELKVSMPGTSLRHGFFAGVKPAGSFANKVDKTRLRESFEAMRSAKALADCVLINSQTYRPFLAGQPHFAGQPILAGQMARS, encoded by the coding sequence ATGACCTTCAATGGTGCATCTGTGTTGCCAAACAATGCGACGCCTCTGGAAAAAAGCATGGCCTTGGTGGCAGAGCGGCTGCTTAGGATCGAGGTGCCTATTCGAGAGCTTTGGGATCCTGACAAATGTCCGGTGCCAATGCTGCCTTATTTAGCAGCGGCTTTCTCGGTGGACTTCTGGCGTGCAGATTGGGATGAGAGCAAAAAACGTTCTGTGATCCGCATGGCGGTGCGTCATCACCAAATGAAAGGCACGCTTGCGGGGATATCTGCATATGCTGTCTTGGCTGGATCCGAGGTGCTCTCGGTCAGGCGCGCGCCTCTTAAGTTTTTTGCTGGGGCATCTGATACGCTAGAGCAAAGGTTGGCTTGGCTTGAAGGGTTGCCGAAAGTGAAAATCTTTCGGAATGTTCAGCCTCAGAATAAGAGATCGAGGATTTATGCAGGCGGGGCGATTAAGCCCTTTTTTCTTGCTCGGCGTGTGGCGATGCCGTCAACGGCAACCGTGCGCTCTCGTCAGCGGGCGGTCTTGATCGAGGATGGTATTTCGCAAGAGATCGGTGTCGGTTTCGATGCGGACGGTTATCAGACGGTTCATTTGCGGCGCTCTGTTGGTAAGCGGGCCTTTGCTGGCCGGTTTGTCGGTCAAGTGCCGGTTTGTTCAACCGCTTCAAAACAGGTTGCCCGGATTGCAGCCGATAAAATGGCTGAGCATCCAAAGCTTGCGCGGCCTCTGCGGCCTGCTGGTTCTGGGAATGGTCTCTTGCCAACCTATGGCTCAGAACCAAAGAAGATTGGCAGAGCGTTCTTTGCCGGTACGCGTCTTTTCCGGCGCTTCGCTGCGTTTCCTACGGGGCACTATCGTTATTTCATGCAGATCGCTCTTGCTGGTGATCTGGCTCCTCCAGAGCCGCGCAACTCAACCGCCTATGCCTCATTCACGCCTTTGGAAATGCCAGCGCATACGGCTGAGCTAAAGGTTTCAATGCCAGGCACATCGCTGCGGCACGGTTTCTTTGCTGGCGTCAAGCCTGCTGGCAGTTTCGCCAACAAAGTCGATAAAACCCGTCTTCGCGAGAGCTTCGAGGCGATGCGGTCAGCCAAAGCGCTGGCGGATTGCGTGTTGATCAATAGTCAGACCTATCGGCCTTTCTTGGCCGGTCAGCCACATTTTGCAGGTCAACCGATCCTCGCGGGTCAGATGGCCAGAAGCTAA
- a CDS encoding phage major tail tube protein gives MAQKFKVMKRVAATCSELPDQVFAELIEELGFPALVDGYEDFDGAGASGPTIEISTGQMEKLTMTLKMLGNHSDLYAVFRKKAVWTFTGVVENEVTGEKVPHEVTATCRLGGITPEAKNRTGLHKHDYELKSIMAAEISENGKELFGWAWGESPRFAGVKIEAEDDAILGLV, from the coding sequence ATGGCGCAAAAATTCAAGGTAATGAAGCGGGTTGCAGCAACCTGCTCTGAGCTGCCCGATCAGGTCTTTGCTGAGCTGATCGAGGAATTGGGCTTTCCCGCTCTGGTGGATGGCTATGAGGATTTTGACGGTGCGGGTGCATCCGGCCCGACCATTGAGATCAGCACCGGCCAAATGGAAAAGCTGACCATGACCCTCAAGATGCTGGGCAACCATTCGGATCTCTATGCGGTATTCCGCAAAAAGGCCGTCTGGACCTTCACCGGCGTTGTTGAGAATGAGGTGACCGGCGAGAAAGTGCCGCATGAGGTCACTGCCACCTGTCGCCTTGGCGGCATCACACCTGAGGCCAAAAATCGAACGGGCCTCCACAAGCATGACTATGAGCTGAAAAGCATTATGGCGGCTGAGATCTCCGAGAATGGCAAAGAGCTGTTTGGGTGGGCGTGGGGCGAAAGTCCTCGCTTTGCCGGTGTCAAGATCGAGGCCGAAGACGATGCAATCCTCGGCCTTGTCTAA